In Mariluticola halotolerans, one DNA window encodes the following:
- the purE gene encoding 5-(carboxyamino)imidazole ribonucleotide mutase: MGSQSDWPTMRMAAETLDTLKIDYEARIISAHRTPQRMWDFAHSARDDGFKVIIAGAGGAAHLPGMIAAMTTLPVFGVPVRSKALSGQDSLLSIVQMPGGIPVGTLAIGEAGAINAALLAASVLSLSNDEIVENLAEFRRAQTASIPEFPVDND, encoded by the coding sequence ATGGGCAGCCAGTCTGACTGGCCGACCATGCGCATGGCTGCCGAGACACTTGATACCCTCAAGATCGACTATGAGGCGCGGATCATCTCCGCCCATCGCACCCCGCAGCGCATGTGGGATTTTGCCCATTCAGCCCGCGACGACGGCTTCAAGGTCATCATTGCTGGCGCAGGCGGCGCAGCCCATTTGCCCGGCATGATTGCCGCCATGACCACCCTGCCCGTTTTTGGTGTGCCTGTGCGCTCCAAGGCATTGAGCGGTCAGGACAGTCTGCTCTCGATCGTGCAAATGCCCGGCGGCATTCCCGTGGGCACACTCGCCATTGGTGAGGCCGGTGCCATCAACGCCGCTTTGCTGGCCGCCTCGGTGCTCAGCCTGTCAAACGACGAAATCGTTGAAAATCTCGCAGAATTCCGCCGCGCCCAGACCGCCAGCATCCCTGAATTTCCGGTAGACAATGACTAA
- a CDS encoding DsbA family oxidoreductase, whose product MLKIDLFSDPACPWCLLGLARLDKAIAALPAGTEIEIEHHPYLLDANAPEEGEDVVEMLRLKYGNDPYEMWDHLEEQARASGIDLDMRKQPMRYATQAAQALIAAARAKGTQHKLARAIGDAYYLDALNIADADVLVPIAEEHGFAAEEARAIVTDRARFKAIEAAAAHAAQQGIRGVPFFVFDQKLALSGAQPEEVFTRTLEQVLEEN is encoded by the coding sequence ATGCTCAAAATAGACCTGTTTTCTGACCCGGCATGCCCCTGGTGCCTGTTGGGGCTGGCCCGGCTCGACAAGGCGATCGCCGCCTTGCCTGCCGGCACCGAAATCGAGATTGAACACCATCCCTATCTCCTTGATGCCAATGCGCCTGAAGAAGGGGAAGACGTGGTGGAGATGCTGCGCCTCAAATACGGTAACGATCCTTATGAAATGTGGGATCATCTGGAAGAGCAGGCGCGGGCAAGTGGCATTGATCTTGATATGCGCAAGCAGCCCATGCGCTATGCCACGCAAGCCGCCCAGGCGCTGATTGCAGCGGCCCGGGCCAAAGGCACCCAGCACAAGCTGGCGCGGGCCATTGGGGATGCCTATTACCTCGATGCGCTGAATATTGCCGATGCCGATGTGCTGGTGCCGATCGCAGAAGAGCATGGCTTTGCGGCAGAGGAAGCACGGGCGATTGTGACGGACAGGGCGCGGTTCAAGGCCATTGAAGCGGCGGCCGCCCATGCGGCACAACAGGGCATTCGTGGTGTGCCGTTTTTCGTCTTTGACCAGAAGCTGGCACTTTCCGGGGCACAGCCGGAAGAGGTGTTCACCCGCACGCTTGAACAGGTGCTCGAAGAGAACTAG
- a CDS encoding ABC transporter transmembrane domain-containing protein, which produces MTDSTAQNVTAGQRGPSEVEAPAKDIKPLRRLVPFLMRYPVRLSLTIVFLLVATIASLSIPLATGSLIDEGFISQNLDNVTQYGVGIVLLAGIMAVASGARFYFISVIGERILTDLRTAVFDHMLSLDATFFDTHRVGELTSRLNSDVAIIRSAIGSSASLALRSLVTIAGAVVMMFLTAPELALAVVLIIPAIVVPMVFLTHRLRGMSRRTQDAIADISAMATESLGAIRTIKAFVQEGAQSASFGKWSEVSFQAERRRLLMRSFLVAVVIFLGAAAIVLLVWWGARAVFEGSVTAGQLTQFLIFALMAAGSLTNVSEVWGSLQAVAGSTERLIEILDTEPGLPIAAKPKEMPLPPKGTVKFDKVGFAYQTRDNETVLDNLSFEVEPGETVALVGASGSGKSTVFALLQRFYDVKKGTVSVDGLDVRDVSPFELRKRFAYVEQESMMFAGTIAENIRFGKPEATDAEVMAAAQAALVDEFVGGLQNGYESIVGERGVMLSGGQKQRIAIARALLKDAPILLLDEATSALDAQSEHLVQEALERLMEGRTSIVIAHRLATIRDANRILVLDSGHLIDQGTHDELVAKGGRYAELAKLQFHYQDGALA; this is translated from the coding sequence ATGACCGATAGTACAGCGCAAAATGTGACGGCCGGACAACGCGGACCCTCGGAAGTCGAGGCTCCCGCCAAGGATATCAAGCCTTTGCGTCGTCTGGTGCCGTTTCTCATGCGCTATCCGGTGCGGCTGTCTCTGACGATTGTCTTCCTGTTGGTGGCAACGATTGCCTCTCTCTCGATCCCCCTGGCAACAGGCAGTCTGATCGACGAGGGTTTTATTTCGCAGAACCTGGATAATGTGACCCAATACGGGGTCGGCATTGTTTTGCTCGCGGGAATCATGGCGGTGGCCAGTGGTGCGCGATTCTATTTCATTTCGGTGATCGGCGAACGCATCCTGACCGATCTGCGCACCGCCGTGTTCGATCACATGCTCAGCCTTGATGCGACTTTTTTTGATACGCACCGTGTGGGCGAACTGACCTCCCGGCTCAATTCCGATGTGGCGATCATCCGCAGCGCCATTGGTTCGAGTGCCTCGCTGGCCTTGCGCTCGCTTGTGACGATCGCGGGGGCCGTGGTGATGATGTTCCTGACCGCGCCAGAACTGGCGCTGGCCGTGGTGCTGATCATTCCCGCCATTGTGGTGCCGATGGTCTTTCTTACCCACCGTTTGCGCGGCATGTCGCGCCGCACCCAGGATGCGATTGCCGATATTTCCGCGATGGCAACGGAGAGCCTTGGTGCGATCCGCACCATCAAGGCCTTTGTGCAGGAAGGCGCGCAGTCCGCTTCGTTTGGCAAATGGTCAGAGGTCAGTTTCCAGGCCGAGCGCCGCCGGTTGCTGATGCGTTCGTTTCTCGTGGCCGTGGTCATCTTTCTGGGCGCCGCCGCCATCGTTCTACTGGTCTGGTGGGGCGCCCGCGCCGTGTTTGAGGGCAGTGTGACCGCCGGGCAGCTGACCCAGTTTCTGATTTTCGCGCTGATGGCCGCCGGTTCGCTGACCAATGTTTCCGAGGTCTGGGGGTCGTTGCAAGCAGTCGCCGGATCGACCGAGCGCCTGATTGAAATTCTCGACACCGAGCCGGGATTGCCGATTGCCGCAAAGCCCAAGGAAATGCCGCTGCCGCCAAAAGGTACGGTCAAGTTCGACAAGGTCGGGTTTGCCTATCAGACGCGTGACAATGAGACGGTCCTTGATAATCTGAGTTTTGAGGTCGAGCCGGGCGAAACGGTTGCGCTGGTTGGGGCCTCGGGGTCCGGAAAATCCACTGTCTTTGCCCTGTTGCAGCGCTTTTATGACGTGAAAAAAGGCACGGTCAGTGTCGATGGGCTGGATGTGCGCGATGTGTCGCCGTTCGAATTGCGCAAGCGCTTTGCCTATGTGGAGCAGGAATCGATGATGTTCGCGGGCACGATTGCCGAGAACATCCGTTTCGGCAAACCAGAGGCGACCGATGCGGAAGTGATGGCGGCGGCACAGGCCGCTCTTGTCGATGAATTCGTTGGCGGCCTGCAAAATGGCTATGAATCGATTGTCGGCGAGCGCGGTGTCATGCTCTCAGGCGGCCAGAAGCAGCGTATTGCCATTGCCCGGGCCCTGCTCAAGGATGCCCCCATTCTGCTGCTTGACGAGGCCACCAGCGCGCTGGACGCGCAAAGTGAGCATCTGGTGCAGGAAGCGCTGGAACGGCTGATGGAGGGGCGCACATCGATCGTGATCGCCCATCGTCTGGCAACCATTCGCGATGCGAACCGCATTCTTGTGCTCGATAGCGGTCACCTGATCGATCAGGGCACCCATGATGAACTGGTTGCCAAGGGCGGGCGTTATGCCGAGCTGGCAAAATTACAGTTCCATTATCAGGATGGCGCGCTGGCTTGA
- a CDS encoding 5-(carboxyamino)imidazole ribonucleotide synthase — protein sequence MTNTQLLPSGSTIGILGGGQLGRMLATAAAQLGMKTHIFCPDPQSPAFDVTPLKTVAAYDDRAALKAFADAVDVITYEFENVPVETAAFLEGLKPLAPGTRALAVSQDRLVEKRFLTDNAIPVAPYRAVDTLDALVEALGEIGERAVLKTTRLGYDGKGQRMIRAKADAATAFADLEGQQLVLEAFVPFEREISVIVARNARSETRAFDPAENIHENHILKTSTVPANISAETAKAAGDMAARIADALDYVGILGVEFFVVPGDDGPTLLVNEIAPRVHNSGHWTQAVCLTDQFEQHIRAICNWPLGDTTRLADVVMENLIGDEIHAIGEMLVPGTQPHIYGKAEARPGRKMGHINRVNTAIGTK from the coding sequence ATGACTAATACCCAACTCCTGCCCTCCGGCTCCACCATCGGCATTCTCGGTGGCGGGCAATTGGGGCGCATGCTGGCCACAGCCGCCGCCCAGCTCGGCATGAAAACCCATATTTTCTGCCCGGACCCGCAAAGCCCGGCATTCGATGTCACGCCGCTGAAAACCGTCGCGGCCTATGACGACAGGGCAGCGCTGAAAGCCTTTGCCGATGCCGTGGACGTCATCACCTATGAATTCGAGAATGTGCCCGTTGAAACAGCCGCCTTTCTCGAGGGGTTAAAGCCGCTTGCCCCCGGCACCCGGGCACTCGCCGTCTCGCAGGACCGGCTGGTTGAAAAACGCTTTCTCACCGACAACGCCATCCCCGTCGCCCCGTACCGCGCGGTCGACACATTGGACGCGCTGGTTGAAGCGCTCGGCGAAATCGGCGAACGCGCCGTTCTGAAAACCACACGGCTTGGCTATGACGGCAAGGGACAGCGCATGATCCGCGCCAAAGCCGATGCGGCAACAGCTTTTGCCGATCTTGAAGGCCAGCAACTAGTGCTGGAAGCCTTTGTACCCTTTGAGCGGGAAATATCGGTTATTGTCGCGCGCAATGCCCGCAGCGAGACCCGCGCTTTTGACCCGGCCGAGAACATTCACGAAAACCACATTCTCAAAACCAGCACGGTTCCCGCCAACATCAGTGCCGAAACGGCGAAAGCGGCAGGCGATATGGCCGCGAGAATCGCTGACGCACTCGATTATGTCGGCATTCTCGGTGTTGAGTTCTTCGTGGTACCCGGAGACGATGGCCCGACCCTTCTGGTCAACGAAATCGCACCCCGCGTCCATAATTCCGGCCACTGGACGCAGGCTGTGTGCCTGACAGACCAGTTCGAGCAGCATATCCGCGCCATTTGCAACTGGCCTCTCGGCGATACCACCCGTTTGGCGGATGTGGTGATGGAAAACCTGATCGGCGACGAGATTCACGCCATTGGCGAAATGCTGGTTCCCGGCACCCAACCGCACATTTATGGCAAGGCGGAAGCCCGTCCGGGGCGTAAAATGGGCCATATAAACCGGGTAAATACGGCCATTGGCACTAAATAG
- a CDS encoding sulfite exporter TauE/SafE family protein yields the protein MTIDPVFLAVCALALFLSGISKSGLLPSIGAASVPLLTFVMPARDAAGMVLPVLLVMDAVALISLRREVHWPNLKVLLPGALAGIGLGWLTSAMVSDAAVALAIGLISLIFVLDAWLPIRQKLQTGVSRPAGIFWGTMAGVTSFVSHTGGPPFQIYMVPQRLSPAMFAGTAAWFFAMVNAVKLVPYYFLGQLSPGNLELSVMMLPVAFIGIFVGLRLVRVVPVELFYRMTYVLIFLLALKLIYDGGRGTFGI from the coding sequence ATGACAATTGATCCTGTGTTTCTGGCGGTTTGCGCCCTTGCCCTTTTTTTGAGCGGCATTTCCAAATCCGGCCTGTTGCCCTCGATAGGCGCTGCATCTGTGCCCCTTTTGACCTTTGTCATGCCCGCGCGCGACGCAGCCGGCATGGTCTTGCCCGTGCTGCTGGTCATGGATGCCGTGGCGCTGATCTCGCTTCGCCGCGAGGTGCACTGGCCCAATTTGAAGGTACTGCTGCCCGGTGCGCTGGCGGGCATTGGCCTTGGCTGGCTGACCTCCGCCATGGTGTCTGACGCCGCCGTGGCGCTGGCCATTGGCCTGATCAGCCTGATTTTCGTGCTCGACGCCTGGTTGCCGATACGCCAGAAACTGCAAACCGGCGTGTCCCGGCCAGCCGGCATATTCTGGGGCACAATGGCCGGTGTCACCAGTTTCGTCTCGCACACGGGCGGCCCGCCATTCCAGATCTATATGGTGCCACAACGGCTCTCCCCGGCCATGTTTGCGGGCACGGCGGCCTGGTTTTTTGCCATGGTCAATGCGGTGAAACTTGTCCCCTATTACTTTCTGGGACAACTGTCTCCCGGCAATCTCGAACTGTCGGTAATGATGTTGCCAGTCGCCTTTATCGGCATTTTTGTCGGCCTGCGGCTCGTGCGGGTTGTACCAGTAGAACTGTTCTACCGCATGACTTACGTGTTGATATTTCTGCTCGCGCTCAAGCTTATCTATGATGGCGGGCGGGGTACTTTCGGCATCTGA
- a CDS encoding YdcH family protein: MTTEGHIAALERRHTELERQLEEALRHRSLDDLHVSDLKRRKLEVKDELVKLQRNAA, from the coding sequence ATGACCACAGAAGGCCACATCGCCGCATTGGAACGGCGTCATACCGAACTGGAGCGTCAACTGGAGGAGGCATTACGGCACCGGTCGCTCGATGACCTGCACGTATCCGACCTCAAGCGACGTAAACTGGAAGTCAAGGATGAACTCGTAAAGCTACAGCGTAACGCGGCTTAA
- a CDS encoding TetR/AcrR family transcriptional regulator — MPRIVKPAEERKAEIIEAAMNLFITQGYEATTVNDVIAAVGISKGAFYHHFTAKEDLLAAIARQHVLQTAADAQSVLEDPTLDSFARLKRFLELARKRKENESLRIMRTFETLFRVDNVPLFHRIHTTMIEVVKPVLTRIITEGVAEQTFNTPSPEWAADTILLLGASNREAVAAIFTATGEAEREAAIAELAERMRFTAITIDRILGLPDGSLDACNDDFLRALSTGSQCLHATAAE; from the coding sequence ATGCCCCGCATCGTTAAACCTGCCGAAGAACGCAAGGCCGAAATCATCGAGGCAGCGATGAACCTGTTCATCACGCAAGGGTATGAGGCAACGACCGTCAATGATGTGATCGCGGCTGTGGGAATTTCGAAAGGCGCGTTTTACCACCACTTCACCGCCAAGGAGGACCTGCTCGCGGCCATCGCCCGGCAGCACGTTCTGCAAACAGCGGCAGATGCCCAAAGCGTGCTTGAGGACCCGACCCTTGATTCCTTTGCCCGCCTGAAACGCTTTCTGGAGCTGGCGCGCAAGCGCAAGGAGAATGAAAGCCTGCGGATCATGCGCACATTCGAGACCCTGTTCCGTGTCGACAACGTACCGCTTTTTCACCGCATCCACACAACCATGATCGAGGTCGTCAAACCCGTCCTGACCCGGATCATTACCGAGGGTGTGGCCGAACAGACGTTTAACACCCCCAGCCCAGAATGGGCCGCAGACACCATTCTGCTGCTCGGCGCCAGCAACCGGGAGGCGGTTGCGGCGATTTTTACCGCCACGGGCGAAGCTGAACGCGAGGCGGCCATAGCAGAACTGGCAGAAAGAATGCGCTTCACCGCGATCACCATTGACCGCATTCTTGGCCTGCCCGATGGCAGCCTTGATGCATGCAATGACGACTTTCTGCGCGCATTATCCACCGGATCCCAATGCCTGCACGCCACTGCCGCAGAGTAA
- a CDS encoding LysE family translocator, translating into MLIPAETLLAFFIASIAIELTPGPNMVYLALLGAQRGRAAGYAAVAGVALGLLVIGLLAAFGVATLISENRALYEVLRWGGVLYLVWLAWDSWRETLLPPEQATMQHKLPVFFRRGLITNLLNPKAALFYITVLPLFVAAAEPLMPQTVVLTLVYVFAATLVHTLIVTGAGSFTRLFANQRWRRGLGLVFALLLVGVAIWLAFKTAA; encoded by the coding sequence ATGCTGATACCTGCTGAAACACTTCTGGCGTTTTTCATTGCCTCGATTGCCATCGAGCTGACGCCGGGGCCGAACATGGTCTATCTGGCGCTTCTTGGGGCACAGAGGGGGCGTGCAGCGGGTTATGCAGCTGTTGCGGGGGTTGCCCTGGGGCTCTTGGTCATCGGCCTTTTGGCGGCATTTGGCGTTGCCACGCTGATTTCGGAAAACCGTGCCCTTTATGAAGTGCTGCGCTGGGGCGGGGTGCTTTATCTGGTGTGGCTGGCATGGGACAGCTGGCGCGAAACGCTGCTGCCGCCCGAGCAGGCGACCATGCAGCACAAGCTGCCGGTGTTTTTCCGTCGCGGGCTGATTACCAATCTGCTGAACCCCAAGGCGGCGCTGTTTTATATTACCGTATTGCCGCTATTCGTTGCCGCCGCTGAACCCTTGATGCCGCAAACGGTGGTGCTCACCCTGGTCTATGTGTTTGCCGCCACTTTGGTGCATACCTTGATCGTGACGGGTGCCGGCAGTTTTACGCGGCTATTTGCCAATCAGCGCTGGCGGCGGGGGCTGGGGCTGGTGTTTGCGCTGCTGCTGGTGGGGGTTGCGATCTGGCTGGCATTCAAGACAGCAGCCTGA
- the rpsU gene encoding 30S ribosomal protein S21: MQVVVRDNNVDQALRALKKKLQREGVFREMKLRNYYEKPSEKRARQKAEAVRRARKLARKRAQREGGLAAPSAAGRH; this comes from the coding sequence TTGCAAGTAGTTGTACGCGATAACAATGTCGATCAGGCGCTTCGGGCGCTGAAAAAGAAGCTTCAGCGCGAAGGTGTCTTCCGCGAGATGAAGCTGCGTAACTATTACGAGAAGCCCTCCGAGAAGCGGGCACGCCAGAAAGCCGAGGCCGTTCGTCGCGCCCGCAAGCTGGCCCGCAAGCGCGCGCAGCGCGAAGGCGGTCTTGCCGCTCCTTCCGCAGCTGGCCGCCACTAG
- a CDS encoding DUF1013 domain-containing protein: MATALLMPKATAVWLVDNTALTFDQIAAFCSLHPLEVQGIADGDVAGGIMGASPLNNGQLTREEISKAEADPAYRMKMSDPKVVVAQAKRKGPRYTPISRRNERPGAIKWLVRSHPELKDAQIMRLVGTTKTTIEAVREGSHWNAANLTAMDPVTLGLCTQIDLDMEVKKAAKGGNTPDEADNGTMLLTAEEALSSAARVMAEKDAALNGDTENEGRESHENQDDFDADSVFAKLTSLKNEADDE, translated from the coding sequence ATGGCCACAGCTCTTTTGATGCCAAAAGCCACTGCCGTGTGGCTTGTCGACAATACCGCGCTGACCTTTGATCAGATTGCCGCATTCTGCAGCCTGCACCCGCTTGAGGTTCAGGGCATTGCCGATGGCGACGTTGCTGGCGGCATCATGGGTGCCAGCCCGCTCAACAATGGCCAGCTGACACGTGAAGAGATCAGCAAGGCAGAAGCTGACCCCGCTTACCGCATGAAAATGTCGGACCCCAAAGTCGTTGTTGCCCAGGCCAAGCGCAAGGGACCGCGTTACACGCCGATCTCCCGCCGCAATGAACGCCCCGGCGCAATCAAGTGGCTGGTGCGCAGCCATCCCGAACTCAAGGACGCGCAGATCATGCGTCTGGTCGGCACGACCAAAACAACAATTGAGGCCGTGCGTGAAGGTTCGCACTGGAACGCTGCCAACCTGACGGCAATGGACCCGGTAACCCTTGGCCTTTGCACCCAGATTGACCTCGATATGGAAGTCAAAAAGGCGGCCAAGGGCGGCAACACGCCGGATGAAGCTGATAACGGCACCATGCTGCTGACCGCTGAAGAAGCGCTCTCGAGCGCCGCGCGCGTCATGGCTGAGAAAGATGCAGCCCTCAATGGCGACACCGAAAACGAGGGCCGCGAGAGCCACGAAAATCAGGACGACTTTGACGCGGATTCGGTTTTTGCCAAACTGACCTCGCTCAAAAACGAAGCTGACGACGAATAA
- a CDS encoding YdcH family protein, with the protein MTREERANLELELVAKRQEHSDLDAAIHALISTGTADTMMLQRLKKKKLMIKDRITQLEDILLPDIIA; encoded by the coding sequence ATGACCCGCGAAGAGCGCGCGAATCTGGAGCTTGAACTGGTTGCCAAGCGGCAGGAGCACTCCGACCTCGACGCCGCAATTCATGCGCTGATCAGCACAGGCACCGCCGACACCATGATGCTGCAGCGCCTGAAAAAGAAAAAGCTGATGATCAAGGACCGCATCACCCAGCTCGAAGATATCCTGCTCCCCGACATAATCGCCTAG
- a CDS encoding DUF1192 domain-containing protein, with translation MMDDEGRPEKPVDHVVGMVLDALSIEELEARIVVLEGEIVRIREAIASKTATKSAADAIFKL, from the coding sequence ATGATGGATGATGAGGGCAGGCCGGAAAAACCGGTAGACCACGTGGTCGGCATGGTGCTCGACGCCTTGTCGATTGAGGAGCTGGAGGCGCGCATTGTTGTGCTTGAGGGCGAGATCGTGCGGATCAGGGAAGCGATCGCCAGCAAGACGGCAACAAAATCCGCTGCCGATGCGATATTCAAGCTGTGA
- the rcdA gene encoding protease adaptor protein RcdA, with protein sequence MENKQDRPGAVAIGPRFIASGGFDALYREGMALIEEVAAYLDGAGRGDSRNLPRDASFVYATESMRLTTRLMQIASWLLLQRAVHEGEITPENGRAEKAKVKFSATPSDRGGPGWDELPPALTDYIAKGDRLYERVVQFDKLERGEVPRDTDASRANGVADQMSRLQSAFGLGARVK encoded by the coding sequence GTGGAAAACAAACAGGACAGGCCCGGCGCGGTTGCCATCGGCCCCCGATTTATTGCATCGGGCGGGTTCGATGCGCTTTATCGCGAAGGCATGGCCCTGATTGAAGAGGTTGCCGCCTATCTGGATGGTGCGGGACGGGGAGACAGCCGCAACCTGCCGCGCGATGCCTCTTTCGTTTATGCCACTGAGTCGATGCGGCTCACCACAAGGTTAATGCAGATTGCCTCCTGGCTGCTTTTGCAGCGCGCGGTGCATGAAGGCGAGATCACGCCGGAGAACGGGCGCGCCGAGAAAGCCAAGGTGAAATTTTCCGCTACCCCGTCGGATCGCGGGGGACCGGGCTGGGACGAGTTGCCCCCGGCATTGACCGATTACATTGCCAAGGGTGACCGGCTTTATGAGCGGGTTGTGCAATTCGACAAGCTGGAGCGCGGGGAGGTGCCGCGCGATACTGATGCCAGCCGGGCGAATGGTGTGGCCGATCAGATGTCCCGGTTGCAGTCCGCTTTTGGTCTTGGGGCCCGGGTCAAATAG
- a CDS encoding monovalent cation:proton antiporter-2 (CPA2) family protein — protein MENNLLLAIFVLLAATVALVPLAKAAGLGTILGYLLAGVLIGPYGLGLISDSETVRHIAEFGVVMMLFLIGLELQPLELWRMRSKIAGLGITQLFGTALVLAVIDYWLGLSWQASLIIAFSLTMSSTAIALNIITQRGIMPTDAGRGSLAILLLQDVAVIPMLAVIPLLAVGSGIPPADGEHATEVIQHGVDWLTALQIVAAFAITIIGGRYLVRPVMRFVAQTGVREAFTALGLALVIGAALLMESIGLSAALGAFLGGVLLADSEYRHELESNLQPFKGLLLGLFFISVGTSITFSVLVAHPTLILGAVLGLVTVKALIIFTLASLFRMHMADRLLTTILLSQAGEFAFVLLQFAGSTGGITALELEILTVIVALSMAVTPLLLFAFDKLVAPRLNSPVLPRPDMEPIEGHKKIIILGYGRFGQIVTRLLRAQGYEMTLIDDDPSQIDLVKRFGVKVFYGDGGRVDILDAAGAAEAELIVIAVAGRERILNIANMIKRNFPKAKIAARAIDRPHAHELMDIGVDVWERETFRSALGLGTQVLTLLGYSPQRATDLGNAFARHDRRVLRESWALRQDQDAYIGYLRQSTELLNEVMIADIRDADDEKASTDDDHPDPEGNFESPPEPAGDGGEQDAKN, from the coding sequence ATGGAGAATAATCTCCTGCTGGCCATTTTTGTTCTGCTGGCTGCAACCGTGGCGCTGGTGCCGCTGGCCAAGGCGGCGGGACTGGGCACTATTCTCGGCTATCTTCTGGCCGGTGTCCTGATCGGCCCCTATGGTCTTGGCCTGATTTCCGACAGCGAAACCGTGCGTCACATTGCCGAATTCGGCGTGGTGATGATGCTGTTCCTCATCGGGCTGGAACTGCAGCCGCTTGAACTCTGGCGGATGCGCTCCAAGATTGCCGGGCTGGGCATTACCCAGCTGTTCGGCACAGCACTGGTTCTGGCAGTGATTGATTACTGGCTGGGGCTAAGCTGGCAGGCCAGCCTGATCATCGCCTTTTCGCTGACCATGTCGTCCACAGCGATTGCCCTCAACATCATCACCCAGCGCGGCATCATGCCAACCGATGCCGGACGCGGCAGCCTTGCAATCCTGCTGTTGCAGGATGTCGCCGTCATTCCCATGCTGGCCGTCATTCCGCTTCTGGCGGTCGGCAGCGGCATCCCGCCCGCTGATGGCGAACATGCCACTGAGGTGATCCAGCATGGTGTCGACTGGCTGACAGCGCTGCAAATCGTCGCCGCCTTCGCCATCACCATAATCGGCGGGCGCTATCTGGTGCGGCCCGTGATGCGGTTTGTCGCCCAGACCGGTGTGCGTGAAGCCTTCACCGCACTGGGGCTGGCGCTGGTGATCGGGGCCGCCCTGCTCATGGAATCAATCGGCCTTTCCGCCGCCCTCGGTGCCTTTCTGGGTGGTGTCTTGCTGGCCGACAGCGAATACCGCCACGAACTTGAAAGCAATCTCCAGCCATTCAAGGGCCTGCTGCTTGGCCTGTTTTTCATCTCCGTGGGCACCTCGATCACGTTTTCCGTGCTCGTCGCCCACCCCACATTGATACTTGGCGCAGTCCTCGGGCTGGTCACGGTCAAGGCGTTGATCATTTTCACGCTCGCCAGCCTGTTCCGCATGCATATGGCCGACCGGTTGCTGACAACGATACTTTTGAGCCAGGCGGGCGAATTTGCATTCGTATTGCTGCAATTCGCAGGCAGCACCGGCGGCATCACCGCCCTCGAACTGGAAATCCTGACCGTCATTGTCGCGCTTTCAATGGCCGTCACCCCCCTATTGCTGTTTGCCTTCGACAAGCTTGTCGCCCCGCGGCTTAATTCTCCCGTGCTGCCCCGGCCCGATATGGAGCCCATCGAGGGACACAAGAAGATTATCATTTTAGGCTATGGCCGCTTTGGTCAGATCGTGACCCGCCTGTTGCGCGCACAAGGCTATGAAATGACCCTGATTGACGACGACCCCTCCCAGATCGATCTGGTCAAGCGCTTCGGGGTCAAGGTGTTTTACGGCGATGGCGGCCGGGTGGATATTCTCGATGCGGCAGGCGCTGCCGAGGCGGAACTGATTGTGATTGCCGTGGCCGGGCGCGAACGCATTCTCAATATCGCCAACATGATCAAGCGCAATTTCCCCAAGGCCAAGATTGCCGCCCGCGCCATCGACCGCCCTCATGCCCATGAATTGATGGATATCGGCGTTGATGTCTGGGAGCGTGAAACGTTCCGCTCAGCGCTCGGGCTGGGCACGCAGGTGCTCACCCTGTTGGGCTATAGCCCGCAACGCGCCACAGATCTGGGCAACGCCTTTGCCCGGCACGATCGCCGTGTCCTGCGGGAAAGCTGGGCCCTACGCCAGGATCAGGACGCCTATATCGGCTATTTGCGCCAGTCCACCGAATTGCTGAACGAAGTCATGATCGCCGATATCCGCGACGCTGACGACGAAAAGGCGAGCACGGATGACGACCACCCCGACCCCGAAGGCAATTTTGAAAGCCCACCCGAGCCTGCCGGGGATGGCGGCGAACAGGACGCCAAGAACTGA
- the rpmE gene encoding 50S ribosomal protein L31 — MKKDIHPDYHTIKVVMTDGTEYETRSTYGKEGDTLQLDIDPKTHPAWTGGSGHLVDRGGRVSRFKEKFKGILG; from the coding sequence ATGAAAAAGGATATCCATCCGGACTATCACACCATCAAGGTTGTGATGACCGACGGTACCGAATACGAAACACGTTCGACCTACGGCAAGGAAGGGGACACCCTTCAGCTCGATATCGATCCCAAGACCCATCCGGCATGGACCGGTGGCTCGGGCCACCTTGTCGACCGCGGCGGCCGCGTCTCCCGGTTCAAGGAAAAGTTCAAGGGCATCCTCGGTTAA